The genomic window TTAAACATCCAAAAGACTCGCAAATATCAATATCTCACCTTATGTTACCATCGAATTCCAATTTTAGTGGAAAAATTCATGGTGGTTATATTCTTAATTTAATGGATCAAATTGCATTTGCATGCGCATCAAAACATTCACGTAATTATTGCGTTACAGCCTCTGTTAATAAAGTAGATTTTTTAAACCCTATTGATGTTGGAGAACTTGTTACTCTTAAAGCTTCTATAAACTATACAGGAAGAACGTCTATGGTTGTTGGTGTTCGTGTAGAATCGGAAAATATTCAATCTGGATTAACAAAACATTGCAATTCAAGCTATTTTACAATGGTTGCAAAAGATGAAAAAGGAAATAACGCTGCGGTTCCAGGAATTATTTTAGATGATGAGCAAAGTGTGCGTCGTTTTGCTAGAAGTATGAAAAGACAAGAACAATCGCGTTCTAGAAGTAATAATTTTAAATCATCGGAATTTATAATTGCAGACCATTTAGAATTTGTAAAAACTCAAAATGCAAAGATTACGTTTTAAATCTGATCGGATTCCTGATATATTTCTCAGAATTTATTCAAAAAAAAAGTTCAATTAACTAAGTTTAGTTAATTGAACTTTTAAATAAATAGCAGGTAATATTATAATCTGCTTAATAATTCAGCTTTCTTCTTTTCAAACTCATCTACTGAAAGAATATCCTTGTTTTTTAAATTAGCTAACTTTTCTATTTTCATAAAAATATCTTCCTCCAAAGCACTATTGTTATTATTAGTGTTCGAATTATTGTTATTGTCATTAGTGTTTACAGGAGCCTGTTCCATAATTATTGGTTCTGGCTGATTCTGCATTGCATTATTATTATTATTATTATTATTAACTTGTTCTGGCTGTTGTGGTTTAGGTTTATTTTCTCCACCCGAAACAATAGGCAAAGTATTTAAATCTACCGTACCATATTGGCTTGTAAATGTAACTGAATAATTCCCACCTTGTTGTTGCCCTACACCACCTATATGGTTATCAAGCGTATCAAATACGGTTACTTTTCCATTCTGTTGAATCGCTAAACGCCCAATGTTAGAAAAAATAGCATAACTCGTTCCGTTTTGACTACCTGTAGAATTAGGAAAACCTAAATCTCCCCACCAGTTCCCAGATCCTGATTGAAATCCGTTTTGGTTTTGTGTTTTCGGTAAAGGTTTATATTGTATTCCTCCTTGATTTATTAAGTTTGATAACTCGTTGCACAACCCATCTACAGTAGATTTAAGTTGGTTGTTAAACATATCGCCAACCATAGTCATGCCACCTTGCATCCACTGACCTCCGCCACCAAGCTCGGAAATATTAAATTGGGCCATTGTACCATTACTTCTCATAAGTGCTTGCGTTAAATCTGTAACAGCATTAACACTTACACCATAACGGTTTGCTACATTCGTCATATTCTGAAAACTAGCATCTGTAAATATTGCATTCATAATTATATCTTTCTTTTTTTAGTTAAAAATGTTAACCTAACAATTTTGCCGCAAAGGTAGACTATAGAAATATGAATAACCATCTTTTACACAGAAGTTTAGCATATATTTCACATTATTTTTGAATGAATATTCTTTCCGAAGAATTACTTATTACTTTCTCATGAAGCCGCCGTTAAAAAAAGGTTAATTAAGCCAAATTATTTGGTCATTATTTACTTTACTTTCAACCACCAATAAACTGTTTTTAAATAAGTTAACCTTCATTTTTTCAATAGAAAATTATTAACTTTGATTAATATCTTAGATTAAAGAATTAAGCCGATTTCCTGTTTATATCGCTCCATGTAACGATAAGAAAACTCTTCTCGAAATCAATTAATTTTAATAAAACAATAAATTTAAATATAACACATTTAGGTTATGAAAATTCAAAAAGTTGAAGCAATCGAAATACTCGATTCAAGAGGAAACCCCACAGTAGAAGTAAACTTAAGATTAGAAGATGGAACAATCGCGAGAGCCATGGTGCCGAGCGGAGCATCGACAGGAGAACGAGAAGCTACAGAGTTAAGGGATGGTGATAAAAATCGATATGGAGGTAAAGGCGTATTAAAAGCGGTTAATAACGTAAACACCGTAATAGCCAAAGCTATTGAAAACAAACATTTTATAAACCAACGTGAATTAGATTATTTTTTAATAGACCTAGATGGCACAAAGAATAAATCGAAATTAGGTGCCAATGCCATACTTGGTGTTTCTATGGCTTTTGCACGTGCCAAGGCATTAAGTTCACGCATGCCACTATACCAATATTTAGGAGGTAGCAATGCTCACGTTATGCCTGTGCCTTGTATGAATGTTATTAACGGTGGAAGACATGCTGACAATACGATAGATTTTCAAGAATTTATGATTGCGCCTCACAATGCGCCATCCTTTAAAGAATCTATAAGAATGGGTGAAGAAGTTTTTCATTCGTTAAAAACAGTATTAAAATCTAAAGGCTTTAGTACTGGTGTTGGAGATGAAGGTGGTTTTGCTCCCGATTTAAAATCGAACGAACAGGCTGTTGAAATGATTTTAGAAGGTATTACCAAAGCAGGTTACACACCAGGAAAAGATGTTGGCATTTGTGTAGACCCTGCAACAAGTGAAATGTGGGAAGATGGCAAGTATAAATTTTTTAAAAGTTCTCAAAAACTAGTTTCAAGTGACGACATGATTAAGCTATGGGAAAGCTGGGTAAACCAATACCCTATTGTTCTATTAGAAGATGGTTTATCTGAAAATGATTGGGAAGGCTGGAAAAACATGACAGATACTATTGGTAAAAAAATTGAAGTTGTAGGTGACGATTTGTTCTGCACAAATAAATCTATTCTAGCAGAAGGTATTAGTAAAGGTGTTGCAAATTCAATTTTAATTAAACTTAACCAAATAGGAACTGTAACAGAAACACTAGAAACCATAGAACTTGCCAATAAAAACTCTTATAATTGTTTTGTTTCTCACAGAAGTGGTGAAACTGTAGATAGTTTTATTGCAGATTTAACGGTTGGTATTAATGCTGGACATTTAAAAACTGGTAGTGGTTGCCGTGGTGAACGTATAGAAAAATTCAATCAACTTATGCGAATTGAAAATGAATTAGGAAGTGCTTCAAATTTTGCAGGAATTAAAGCTTTTAAAAACGCTGGATTACTACAATAGAGATAAATAAAATAACAACACAGAATTAAAAAAAGCCCTTAATAAGGGCTTTTTTTAATGATTTATATTTTCTTTTGAAAAAGATAAATCATACTTTTTAAATATTAAAAGAATAAAATTTATCTATAAAAAAAAAGCTACTTCCCCCTTAACATAAAATAAAAGTCAAAGGGAAGCAGCTTTCGCTATATAAATATATTATTTAAAATAAGCTAATTGCTAACTGCACTCTAGCTATTCTTAATGAAGGATTCCACATGGTTGTTGCAGACACAGGGAAACTTAAATCTGAAAACTTAAGTATTTTAGTTGCTGTTAAACCAACATTAACCAAATCGAAGTTTTGATCGCCATCACCATATAAATGAGTATCACCATCAAAAGAGAAACCTGCTCCTACAAAACCTTTTAAATTAACTTTAGTATCGCGAATTATAGGGTAAGATGCTTCTACGTAAGTAGAATAACGTTGATCTCTATCTCCATCGCTATTAAGTTGAGAATCTCCACTACCGTATAATAATACATCAGCTTCTAAACGTAATGGGAAGTTATCATCAAATTGATAAGACGTTCTTAAATCAATTAAATGCGTTGTTGTGTTTTTATCATAATTCCACACATCTGGAACTGCTACACTACGTGTGTTAAATAAATCCCATATACCTATAGATAAACCGTTTTTAGCATATTGAGCATAGTAATTTATTTCTTTATAAGATGTTCCGTCACTTTCATTTGAAAAAGCCATCCCTCCCCAAAAACCAGTAGTAAAACTACCTGATTTATTTAATTTTAATTTTGAAAAAACAGCTACCATCGGCTTATCTGTAATAACCAAACCCCTCCATAGATGGTTAGTTTTTACATCTACATTAAAATCGATAGGACTATCTTTTAATTCAGTTTCTTGGGAAAACCCCATTTGCACTGCTATAAGTGCTACAAATACTATTAATATATTTTTCATTTTATTTTGATATAATTTGATATAATAAGATTACCCTACATTAAATACATATATAAATAAGCTGCGATTACACAACCAATAATAGGACCTACTATAGGAACCCAAGCATAACCCCAATCACTTTTACCTTTTATAGGTAAAATAGAGTGCATAATTCTCGGACCTAAATCTCTAGCCGGATTAATGGCATATCCTGTAGTACCACCTAAAGACAAACCAATTACCCAAACAAGGAAAGCTACAGGTATTGCTCCAATAGATCCCAAACCAATAAGAGCTTCAGGATTTCCTTCTATCCCCAAATCAAGACTTGGACCTGCTATATAGAATATAACAAAGATCAAAACAAAAGTTCCTATAATCTCACTCATTAAATTTGAAAAGGTATTTTTAATTGCTGGCCCTGTACTAAAACAAGCTAATTTACCCGCATCATCATCAGTTATTTTAAAGTGATCTTTATAAAATAACCACACTAAAAATGCGCCTATCATGGCTCCTATCATTTCCCCTGCAAGATATTCTGGAACTAAAGCCCAAGAAACTTTACCTGCCACGGCCAAACCAATAGTTACCGCTGGATTTAAATGCGCACCACTATAAGGCCCTGCTACTATAACACCTACAAACACAGCCAACGCCCATGCTGTAGTAATTTCGATCCATCCTGCACCACCAGCCTTTGTATCTTTTAAGACTACATTAGCTACAACACCATTACCTAATAGAATCATTAGCATGGTTCCTAATATTTCTGCTACTAAAATTGACATAATTTTCTATTTTTATGATTATTGATAAGTATTTATTCTTCGATCCAATGTTGAGCGCACTTAACAGCTTTATGCCAGTAATGCAACATATCTTCAACTTTGTCTTTAGCAGCTTTTGGAAAGAACTCCTTATCAATACTCCATTGCGATTGAATATCATCTACACTATCCCAATAACCAACAGCTAAACCTGCCAAATAAGCCGCTCCCATTGCAGTGGTCTCTAAGGTTTTAGGTCTTATAATTTTAAATCCAAATAAATCAGATTGTATCTGCATTAATAAATCACTTGCTGCAGCACCACCATCTACTCTTAATTCTATACTTTCTTCTCCTGCATCGGCTTCCATGGCTTTCACAATATCGTATACTTGAAAAGCAATCCCCTCTAAGGTAGCGCGTGCAATATGTGCATCTGTAGTACCTCTAGTAATACCCAGCATAGCTCCACGAGCATATTGATCCCAATAAGGTGCTCCTAAACCTGTTAATGCTGGTACAAAATATACACCACCGTTATCTTTAACTGTTTCTGCTAAATAATTAATTCCTGGTGCTGTTTTCACCATTTTTGCTCCATCACGTAACCATTGTATAGCGGCTCCACCAACAAATACACTTCCTTCTAGAGCGTAGGTTGTTTTTCCATTAATTTTCCAAGCAACTGTTGTCAGTAAATTATTTTTTGAATACACCGCTTTATCTCCCGTATTCATTAATAAGAAACATCCTGTGCCGTAAGTATTTTTAACCATTCCAGGTTTTGTACACATTTGGCCAAATAAAGCCGCTTGTTGATCTCCTGCAATACCCGCAATAGGAATTTTAGATGAAAATAAAGTAGTCGCTGTACTTCCGTAAATTTCACTACTTTCCTTAACTTCTGGCAACATAGCTTTAGGAATATTGAACAAAGCCATCAACTCTTCATCCCAAGCCATGGTATGAATATTGAATAACATCGTTCTACTTGCATTAGAAACATCTGTAATAAACATTTTACCCCGAGTAAGCTTCCAAACAACCCAAGTATCTACCGTACCAAAACATAGTTTTCCTGCTTCGGCTTTTTCTCTAGCACCTTCTACATTATCAAGAATCCATTTTAATTTAGTTGCAGAAAAATAAGCATCGATTACTAAGCCCGTTTTCTTTTTAATCATATCCACATGACCAGCATCCTTAAGACTATCGCAATATTTAGCCGTTCTTCTATCTTGCCAGACTATTGCGTTGTAAATTGGTTCACTGGTTTCACGATCCCAAACAATAACGGTTTCCCTTTGATTAGTAATCCCTATGGCTGCAATATCATCTCCAGAAACACCTTCTTGAGCAACAACCTCGGCTGCTACAGATATTTGTGAAGACCAAATGTCATTCGGGTTATGCTCTACCCATCCTGGCTTAGGAAAAATTTGTTCAAACGCTTTCTGAGAAACTCTTACAATTTCTCCATCGTGATTAAATAAAATTGCTCGGGATGATGTTGTCCCTTGGTCGAATGCTAAAATTAATTTACTTTTCATGTCTAATTTAATTTAGTGGTTTTTAGTTGTTTATAAAATATAATTTGATGTCACTTTTTCATAATCTGAAACTTGTTTTGCTTGCCAAGCTTCATCTTTACCTAATTCCTTAGCCATTATTTCTGCTACTTTTGGAGCCATTTCAACACTTTCTTTTGCGTTTAATAACTGACAACGAACTCTACGAGCAAGAAAATCTTCAACATTAAGAGCCATTTCATATCTTACAGCCCAAACTACTTGCGCTTGTATAACCCCCATAGATGTACTTAACGATTCATTCCATCCATTTTCCTTAGATAATTGCATTACTTTTTCTTCATCACTACCATAAAAATATAATGGATCATCATGATTTACATTTTCTTTATAACCGTGTATTTTAAGATGTCTTGTTTTTGTTGGAATATGTTTCCATTCGTGATTTTTCTCGGCTTTATCAACCAAATCTTGCCCCATTCTTCTAAAAGTGGTCCATTTACCACCTACAATAGTTAATAGTCCTGAATCTGATGTATAAATTTTATGGCTTCGAGAGATCTCTTTCGTTTTGCTTCCTTCTTTTTTTGGAGCAGCCAAAGGACGTAAACCAGCAAACACACTTAACACATCGCTTCTTTTAGGAGCTTTTGTTAAATATCTACCAGCAGTAGCTAGAATAAAACCTATTTCTTCTTCTAGAGCAACTGGTTCTAAAGATTCTGTTTTAAGAGGTGTATCTGTTGTTCCAACAATAACACGGTTATGCCATGGTACTAAAAACAATACACGACCATCATCTGTTTTAGGTATAGTAATAGCGTCATCACCAGGTAAAAAAGATTTATCTAACATTAAGTGAACACCTTGGCTAGGTGCAATAGTTTTTTCGGCCCCTGGAGAATCCATTTGCAATACATCATCTGCAAATACACCTGTAGCGTTCACAATTTGCTTTCCTTTTATTTCGAATGATGCACCATCCATTTCATCGTGCACTTTAACTCCTGTAATCTTTCCATTTGCATCTTTAAGCAAACCATCTACAGAACAATAATTTACAACTCGAGCACCTAATCCAACAGCTGTTTGTAACGTATTTATAGCCATACGAGAATCATCAAACTGGCCATCATAATAAACAACACCTGCTGAAATTTTATCTGGGTTTATAAGAGAAATACGTTTTAACGTCTCTTTTTTCGAGATACGTTTAGATCTTCCAAGACTCAGTCCTCCTGCTAACAAATCGTAAAAAGTTAAACCAACAGTATACAATATTTCATCATACAGACCATGAGTAGGTATTATAAACGACTGACTTTTAGTTATATGAGGAGCGTTTTTAAGCATCAACCCTCTTTCAACAACAGCCTCTCTTACTAAACCTATATCACCTTGTGCTAAATATCTAACACCACCATGCACTAACTTTGTAGCTTTACTTGATGTAGATTTAGTAAAATCAGATTTCTCAAGCAAAGCAACAGAATAACCTCTTGCAGATGCCTCGAGAGCTATACCAATACCGGTTGCTCCACCTCCTATAATTACGAAATCATAAGTTTTAGAATCACTTCTCAACTTACTCATTATTTCTTTTCTGTCCATGACCTTTTATTTTAGTTTTTAGTATTATTTTTTTATTTCGATATAAAACTACAACAAAACGAAACAAAACAAAAGCTATTTTTTATTTTTTTTGATTATTTTTTCAGTTATATGATATATATCATAAAAAAAGCAGTCAAGAAACTCGAAAAAAGCAAATTTTACCGTGTATTCTGATTATTCAGCATTTATTTAATTTCTTTTTATTAAAAAAAACAGAAAATAAGGTTTCGTTTTATTCCAAATATTCCATAAAAGTGCCATTTCAGCTTCATTTTAATTACGATATCATGTACCTTTGTACAAAACGAAACAAGATGCCACTAAATATAATTGATCGCCACAAACAGATTTTAAAGAAACTGGAAGAGAATGGCTTTGTAAATGTCAATGAGCTAAGTATTGAGTTTAATGTTTCATTAGTAACTATCCGTAAAGACTTAAAACTACTCGAAGAAAGAAAACTACTATTTAGATCGCATGGAAAAGCTATTCCGGCAAATCCTTACATCACCGAACATCCCGTAAATTTTAAGAAAAAGCTAAACGCCAAAGAAAAAAAGAAAATTGCAACAGCCGCGGCATCAACACTAGAACCTTTTGACACTATTATTATAGCCTCCGGAACCTCTGTAATTGAATTAGCTAGACAAATTAAGCCTATAGAAGGATTAACAGTACTAACCGCTTCTTTAAATGCAGCTATTATATTAGCAGAGCATAAACAAATAGACATCATGCAATTAGGAGGTATGCTTAGATCAAGCTCTTCTTCTGTTGTTGGTTCTATTGCTGAAAAAATGTTGGCAGAATTTACATTTACAAAATTGTTTTTAGGCGTCGATGGCATTGACCTGGAATATGGGCTTACAACCACAAATTCGATGGAAGCTTCTTTAAATAAAGAAATGATTAAAGCAGCACAAAAAATAATTGTATTGGCAGATTCTTCTAAATTTAGCAAAAAGGGATTTGGAAGAATTTGCGGACTTGATGAAATCGATCAAATAATAACCGATTCTGGCATTGACAATAAAACCAAAAACAGACTAATTGAATTAGGCATTGAGCTTACTATTGTATAAACAAATAATCCCAAAAAAACTCTAAGCGCCAAAATTAAAAAGTACTTGATTTTTGGTGAAAAACAGATAAATCCATTTAACACAAAACAGTTCACCGCTTTAAATCAAATTTAAGATAAAAGACAGCTATTATGAATTTGAAAAAAAAAAGAAAGTCTCGTGTTTTATTGAGACAACATGACACAAGCAGATGTTACAATAATAGCACTATTGAATTCTTACAACCAAACCGGAATCAATTCTAAGAAACACCATAAACTAACACCTAATTAGCCCAATGCCCTTTTAGAAAGATTCCAATAGCACGATAATGATAAATTAAGACGAATTAATATATTTAATATTATGTGGATCCTTAATTACATAGAATACAAGTTTGGAGTCTATTTTTCTAAGTTTGAAAAGCAAAACGAAAAACTTAGTCCTGCTGAATTCTCTAAACGTAATTATCCTTTTAGCGATATAGCTCAATTTTTAATAATTTTATGTACTTTCAATTTAATACCAACAGAATTTTCGGGTAGGTTTAATGCTCATGAATTTTAATGGCTATCTAGTTTTAAACACAACACCTTTAACTTACTAGAAGAAACTGAGTCTTATTTAAAAAGGACTCAATTTAGAGAAATACCTAATGTGTAATACTTTTCATAATTACTCGCTAGTTGTAAAATAATTTAAAAATTCAGGAAACTAATTAACACCCTACACAAAAATATACTATGAGTAAATTACTCAACTTGGCAATAATTATTTTACTACTTTTAAACAATCAACCTGTCTCATCTCAGGAATGGATAAACCTAAAAGCTTATAAAAAAACTACTGGACAGCATGTTCTTCCGGATGGTTCGTGGTTAAAAAAAGACAGAACGAGAAACACAACTTCTTGGCAGCAAGCCAACAAATACAACCTATCCATAGATAACGGAAACCTGAAATATAAAACCATTTCTCAAATACGAGATTTCTATCTGTGGTTTGATGATGAACGAACAAAAAAAGGACATGAAATAAACGAAATTGGTGTGGCAGCCTTAGTTGCAGGACAACTTTCTAAGTTTGATAATTATTTTATTAGAACATGCATTGTTAGAAACAAAGAAGTAGTTTGGTTTGCGAACGAAGGTGCTAAAAAAGTATTAGAATTTAATTTCCCTTTACTTAAAAAAGTTTATTTCTCAAATAAAATATTGAAACAGCAAGAAGCAAAAGATTGGGATATATATAATGGAAAAACAGAACAATGTGACATTTTAGAAGCTCTTTATATTGAATTATCGCCAAAAGCAATTTGGAAATTAGACCGGATGGCGAAAGGAAAAGGCATTTACAATTTAGGCGTTAAAAAGGAACTAAAATTTGAGGGAGACATCACAGATTGTAAAACAAGATATGAACATGCTCTTTCTAAGCTTACCTCTTATTATTTAAATAAAAAAAAGTAAATTAAGAAACACATCTCACAAAACAACACCAACAGAACTATGAAGCTTATTATTTTATTTTTCAGTCTATTAATAATCTCCTGCGGTTCTAAAGAAAAAACCTCAAGAAAGGATGATTATACAGGCACCTCAGAAAAGACAATTTCGCAGAATAAGACGCTAATTAATTCGAAACTATCTTTTGAAAAAACTCAAGACAGCTTAAGAAAAACTCTTCTAAACTCTAAACCAAACGAGAATCTAAAATCTAGTATTTTACAAGAATTATATATTAGAGGGCTTGTAAACCAAGTAGATGATAAAATTAAATTCAACCTTCCTTTTAATCTTCATGGGCTTGATTGCGGAACTCCCGATTGCTATTCAACCGATATCTTGTTTGAAATTACAGCCAAAAACCCCATTATCTTTCCAGAAATAATCAATTTTAAATTATTAGAACACGGATGCGATATTGAACAAGAGATAACCGAAAGCGGAGTATTTAAGCTTGTGGAGCAATCATCAAAATACGTTAATTATTATTCGGAAAATCAGAATAGCAACTTAATTATTCTTAACGAAAAAAGAGCGCTCTATTATTTTACAGACGTTAAATCGAATATCATAAAAATAAATTTATTAGATAAAATATTTGACGAATACAGCGAACTTAATTTAAACGCTCTTACACCTTACCAATCGACCATAATGACGACAAATGAATATGAGAATTTTATAGAAGGAGAATAAATCTCTTTAGGTTTATCTTCAAATCTTATTTTTGTTCTACAAACTGTTTATTCTGACAAGTTAAAATCTTGATTTTATCAAAAACAGCTGTTAACCATGCTTAACAACTCCTCTGTTAAAAATTCTCTTTAAAAAGCACCATAAATCCTAAAAACAATACACTGCATAAATCGCGTTAGGGATAGAACGGCATGTTTGAAATCCTTTTTTCGAAAATATTAAAACTACATTTTTCGAGACAACTTAACTTTAATAATATACAACAACCTTAAAACAAGCCTAGAGCCCTTCGCAAAAAGATTGAGTAGTGATAGCCCGACCCTTTTCGGGTAACGCCCAAAAACAAAAAAACCTCACATAAATGCAAGGTTTTTGATATTTTAAATACTTGATTATTTACTCAAATACATTTTTCTGCGTGCGTATAAATCGTAAAAAGCATCATCTTTTAAACCGTCTATAAATAGTATACTTTCGCCTGTACTTTTCATTTCTGGTCCTAGTTTTTTATTCACATTATGAAACTTATCAAACGAAAATACTGGTTGTTTTATAGCATAACCTTTAAGTTTTGGTTGGAAATTGAAGTCTTTTACTTTCTTCTCTCCTAACATCACTTTTGTTGCGTAATTTACGTAAGGTTCATTATAAGCCTTTGCGATAAATGGCACGGTTCTAGAAGCTCTTGGGTTGGCTTCAATAATATAAACCTTGTCGTCTTTTATGGCGAATTGAATATTTATTAAACCAACTGTATTAAGCGCCAATGCGATTTTATTGGTATGATCGATAATTTGCTGCATTACTAAATCGCCTAAATTAAACGGTGGCAATAAGGAGTTACTATCGCCCGAGTGAATTCCACAAGGTTCGATATGCTCCATAATCCCGATGATGTAAACATCTTCGCCATCGCAAATTGCATCGGCTTCGGCCTCAATTGCTCCATCTAAATAATGATCTAGAAGTAATTGATTACCTGGCATCCTGCTTAGCAAATCTACTACGTGCTTTTCTAACTCTTCTTTATTGATTACAATTTTCATTCCCTGACCTCCAAGAACATATGATGGACGAACTAAAATTGGGAAATCTAACACATCGGCAATAGCAGCAGCTTCGTCGGCTGTAGTTGCAATATCGAATTCTGGATAAGGAATATTGTTTTCTTTTAACATATTTGAAAACAAACCACGATCTTCGGCTAAATCTAAAGCCTCAAAGCTGGTTCCTAAAATTTTAATACCGTATTTGGTGAGTTTTTCGGCTAACTTTAAAGCTGTTTGCCCACCTAATTGCACAATTACGCCTACTGGCTTTTCGTGTTTAATAATGTCGTAAATATGCTCCCAAAATACAGGCTCAAAATACAATTTATCGGCTGTATCAAAGTCGGTTGAAACCGTTTCTGGATTACAGTTAATCATGATAGTTTCGTAACCACATTCTGCAGCTGCTAAAACCCCGTGAACACAACAATAATCGAACTCGATACCTTGCCCTATTCTGTTTGGTCCAGACCCTAAAACAATTACTTTTTTCTTATCGGTAACAATAGATTCGTTGTCTGCATAACGTTTACCGTCTGCCGTTTCCATATCACTTTCAAAAGTTGAATAGTAATATGGTGTTTTAGCTTCAAACTCGGCCGCACAGGTATCTACTAATTTGTAAACACGGTTTACACCTAATTCTTCACGTTTATTATAAACTTGACTTTCTAAACAGCCCAACATGTGTGCTATTTGGCGATCGCCATATCCTTTTTGTTTTGCTTCTAACAGTAAATCTTTTTCAATGGTATCGATTTTAAAAGTAGAAATTTCGTTTTTAATAACGTGTAATTCCTCGTATTGCTTAAGGAACCACATATCAATTTTGGTGATCTCGTGAATTCTACTTAAT from Algibacter sp. L1A34 includes these protein-coding regions:
- the carB gene encoding carbamoyl-phosphate synthase large subunit yields the protein MPKNPKLKSILIIGSGPIVIGQACEFDYSGTQALRSLREDGIETVLINSNPATIMTDPSMADHVYLLPLTTKSIIQILKEHPQIDAVLPTMGGQTALNLCIEADEKGIWKDFDVEIIGVDIDAINITEDREQFRELMLKIGVPMAPQATATSYLKGKEIAQEFGFPLIIRASFTLGGAGASFVHKEEDFDELLTRGLEISPIHEVMIDKALIGWKEYELELLRDSNDNVVIICSIENMDPIGIHTGDSITVAPAMTLSDRTFQKMRDMAIHMMRSIGDFAGGCNVQFAVSPDVNEDIIAIEINPRVSRSSALASKATGYPIAKIAAKLALGYHLDELKNQITKSTSALFEPTLDYVIVKIPRWNFDKFEGSDRTLGLQMKSVGEVMGIGRSFQEALHKAAQSLEISRNGLGADGKENKNYAQIIEKLTYASWDRVFIIYDAIEMGIPLSRIHEITKIDMWFLKQYEELHVIKNEISTFKIDTIEKDLLLEAKQKGYGDRQIAHMLGCLESQVYNKREELGVNRVYKLVDTCAAEFEAKTPYYYSTFESDMETADGKRYADNESIVTDKKKVIVLGSGPNRIGQGIEFDYCCVHGVLAAAECGYETIMINCNPETVSTDFDTADKLYFEPVFWEHIYDIIKHEKPVGVIVQLGGQTALKLAEKLTKYGIKILGTSFEALDLAEDRGLFSNMLKENNIPYPEFDIATTADEAAAIADVLDFPILVRPSYVLGGQGMKIVINKEELEKHVVDLLSRMPGNQLLLDHYLDGAIEAEADAICDGEDVYIIGIMEHIEPCGIHSGDSNSLLPPFNLGDLVMQQIIDHTNKIALALNTVGLINIQFAIKDDKVYIIEANPRASRTVPFIAKAYNEPYVNYATKVMLGEKKVKDFNFQPKLKGYAIKQPVFSFDKFHNVNKKLGPEMKSTGESILFIDGLKDDAFYDLYARRKMYLSK